The stretch of DNA AAATAATGATAAAAGAATAATATGTACTATACAAAAGAGTAGGAGTTGATGAACATGTCAAAGAAATCATGTAAGTCATGCTGTTGTTGTAACAGTTGTTGTAACAGTTGCTGTTCACGAGGTTGTGGATGTAGTAATAGGTGTGGTTGTAACTATAATAATTGTGGCGGTGGCTGTGGCGGTTGTGGCGGCTATGGTGGCGGCTGCGGTGGTTATGGTTGCGGCGGAGGATGGGGAGGCGCTTGTGGCGGTTGGTTCCCATTATTATTTATACTATTATTATTTGGCGGCTGTTGATGGTAAAATAAGTAAAAGGGTGCTTTGCACCCTTTTATTTATTTGTTTTACTATAATTGTATCCATACATTTGACTAAAGGAGCTTTGGTAAATATTATATAAACATAAAGAATGTTGGATAGTGTAAAGTTTCGTATGAAAAAATAGCTTATGGCTAATTTGGAATAATAGTTAAAAATATCTTTATAATATCTAAGAAAATTTTAAAATTGAATATGCTAAAAAGACCTTCGGTAACGGAGGCAAAAACTTAATCAATATTTGATTTTATGATTTATCAAGAAGTTTGTGATTCTTGCATATGTAATATGGTTTGTTGACCGAGACTGATAAGAATTTGCCACTTTGCAGACATATTGTCAATACCATCTAGTTGCTTTAATTCGTTTAAAGGACGCCAGTAATTGTAAGGATGCGGGCGTAAGAAGTTGTAATAAGCAACCCAAAGGGAGAAGCCATAAAGAGCACCTTCATCACTTCCATAACCACAGGTACCCCTGTAGGAAGATTTAAAGGTACGGTTTAAACGCTCTACAACTTGCTTAACCCAACGAAATTCTTCAGATACTGGATCATCGTTAGTAAGTCCGATAACTTGAGTTAGATTAAATTCTTTATTTTTTTCTAATTCAAATTGTTGCTTCGCTAACGGATATGAACTGTAACCATCGGCAACGAAGTTTAAAGCTTTTCCAGGGAAGTCTTTAAACTTATCAAAAGCCATACGCATTGCTAGTATACAAGGGCCAGTATCTCTTGTATCAGATACTTGATAACCTAGAATAGACCTTTTACAAGCATCCATTACAATCCAGACATAATGCTTAATGCCTTTTACTTTTATATAAGTTTCATCGGCAGAAAGTATTTTAGAGGGTTTGTAATCAAAGGTATCAACAAACGGCTTAATAACAGCAGCTGCTGTTAGAGCATAATTAGCAACAGTTCTATGTGAAATTTTTATTCCATGAACTTCTTTTAAAACATGAGCTGTTTGTCTTGTAGACATTTTACAATTAACGTGATAAGTCAAGCATAGTCCCATTATATGCGGGCTAAACTTCTTAAAACTAAATCCGGTAGCATGTTTTGATATTGGATATAGATCCATTTTAAAGAAGTTAATATTAAATTCACGATATATGTAATGAAGCTTATACTTGTATTTATCACAAGGATCAATATTCTTTGGAAGATTCTTAAGATTTCTTTGATAGTATAAGCATTTAGAATTATTGCATTTATGTATTTTAAAGTGCTTGCGTTGCTTTTGTTCCGTAAGCGTAGCACCGCAATAAGGACATATAAATACTATTGGTTTAGTTGTGTGATTAGTTTCTTTAAATGTAAGACCACAAACTTTACATTGAAACTGTCCTTTACTGCCATTGTTATCGTATATATATTCATGTGGTGCACCACACTTAGGACATTTAGTTTTTTTAGGGATAGACTTCCCGTTCCGTCTTTGGACGGGTTTTACGGTCTTGTTATATTTATGTTTGTAATAAGCTAAAAGTAATATATAGTCTACCTTTTCAAATCTAATAATTGTGGGTAGCTTATCTACTTTGAATTTTTGGTATTCTGGACTATTAGAATCATCAAATATCATCTGGTTAAGTGGAATATGTTTTGAGATGAATAAAAGTAATTGACCGATAATGGCAATTAAATATTGATTATAAGTAATTAAATAAGTTATAATTGAATCCATAATAACGACATCCTTTCATGTGTGATTTTGTTTGGTTAGAGATTCAATTTTAACATGAAATTAGGGGGTCGTTATTTTTTTATACAAAAAAACTGGCGAAACCTTGATATATAAAGATTTAAAAAGAAAAGTAGTGTAAAAAACTTTACACTAACGAATGTTGCTAGGGGGATTAGAAATGAAATTTAAAACAAAAAGATTAGTAATGATTGCAGTACTTGCAGCTATGTGTTATGTAGGGACATTAATAAATATAAGGATACCAATTGGTGGTTCAATGTCAATGGTTCATTTAGGAACTACTGCAATTTTTATAGCAGCAGTGCTTGTAGGTAAAGATGCAGGTTTAGCTGGAGGAATTGGATGTGCTCTTTTTGATCTTTTAAGTGATTTTGCAGCGTGGACAATACCAACGTTAATAGTAAAGGGATTAACAGGATATGTAGCGGGTAAAATTGCTTTTGCAAATGGAAAAGAAGGAAATAGTTTAAAATATAATGTAATAGGATTTATAGCAGGGGGATTAGTATCTCTTATAGGATATTTTATAAGTAACTTACTTATATTTGGAAAAACATGGGCAGTTGCAATAGCAAGTTTAAGTACATCATTAGTTACAACTACTATAGGAGTAATAATAGCAATACCATTAGCTACAGCAGTAAAAAAAGTAGCACAAAAATCAAATTTAATATAAAGATAAGGAGCGTTAATTTTGAGTAAACCAATTGACAAAATAGCAATCCTTCATGATATGTGTGGTATAGGAAAAGCAGCATTAACCAATATAATGCCAGTAATAAGCGTTATGGGTATAGAAGCTTGTCCTATACCTACTCTTATTTTATCAACACATACAGGAGGATTTGGTAAACCGGTAATTAAATATACAGAAGGATTTATAGAAGAGACAATAGAGCATTATAGAGAAAATGAAATAAGTTTTCAAGGAATATTTGTTGGATATTTAGGAAATAAAGAAAATCTAAATAGTGCTAAAAATTTCATAAAAAAATTTAAAAATGAAAATAATTTAGTTGTATTTGATCCTATTTGTGGAGATTCCGGAAATCTATACTCTAATTTTAATGATGAATATGTAAAAGATTTAAAAGAAATAATAAGATTTTCTAATATAATAACTCCAAATTTTACAGAGGCTTGTTTATTATCAGGTAAAAAAGTAAAAGAAAGTATAAGTGAAGAAGAAATTAAAGATATCTTAAAAAGTCTAATTAATCTTGGTGCTAGAGATATAATAGTTACAAGTATCCCAATGAAAGAAAATGAAATTGGAGTACTTATATATAATAGTAAAATAAATAGTTTTAAAGTAATTTCTCATAAGAAAGAAATAAAAAGTTATCCTGGAACAGGAGATATATTTGCATCTGTTTTAATTGGGAGTTTAATAAAAGGATTATCAATAGAAGAAGCAAGTGAAAAGGCAAGTGATTTTGTACTAGAATGTATAAAAGAAAGCAATAAATATGATTATCCTTCTAAAGAAGGAGTTTTACTTGAAAAGTGCTTATTTAAATTAGTTAATTAAATTATTAATGAATTATAAAGCTTTAATAAAGAAATAATAATTATGTAATAATTTAAGAAGGAGCAAAAAAATGGCATATAGATATTTAAATGAAGCAAAGAGTGGAGAAAAAATAGAAATTTCTTTAATGATAATGAAAATATTATCTAAAGAAGAAAATATTATAACAGCATATATAGGCGATAAAACTTGTGAAGTAAAAGCATTAATAGTAGATTCAAAATTAAATCTTCAAGTAGGAGAAGTAATTAAGGTAAAAGGGGTATTTAAATCACCTTTTAAGGTAGAAGTTATAAAAAAAATAGAAAAATTTGATATATATACATATATACCTTCTGTTAAAAGACCTATTGATGATATACTAAATGAACTTGAAGATATAACAACAAAAGAATTTAAAAGTCCGGATATAATAGCTATTGATAATTATTTTTTTAAAGATGAAGAGTTTTTAAAAAAATTTAAAATGGCTATAGGTGGAGTGTACCATCATCATAATTACTTAGGGGGATTAGCTGAACATACTTTAAATGTAACGTATTTAGCTAAAACTTTTGCAGAGAGATACAATTGCAGATATAAAGAATTAGCAATTTTAGGTGCTAAACTTCACGATATAGGAAAAATAAGAGAGATGTATTATGGAGGGCCTTTTGGGTATACTTTAGAAGGTGAAATGGAAGGCCATATTGTTATAGGAGTAATGATGCTTGAAGAAGCTTTTAAAAAAGAAGCAGAATTATATTCAGATGAATTTAAGGAAAGACTTAAGGGAATAATAGTACAACATCACGGAAAGTTAGAATATGGTTCTCCAAAATCACCTAAAAGTCAAGAATCTTATATAGTCCATTATGCTGATTACGTAGATTCTACATTTAATAAAATAGATATAATTGGAGAAGGGGTAGAACCTGGTCAATGGACAGGATATGAAAGAAGAATAGAAGGGAGAATATTGCTATAGTAAATAGGATAATTTAATATAAGAGACATTTATTCAAAAGGGGATAAATGTCTCTTTTTAATACTATTATGATATAATATTTTAGTAAAGCAAAAATTGGTGGTGAATTAATGGAAACTATACTTAATAAAAAACAAAGAGAAGTAGTAGAAGAAATAGAAAGTAATATTTTACTACTTGCATCAGCAGGAACAGGAAAAACCAATACTTTGGCTCATAGAATTTCTAATATAATAGAAAACAATAAGGCAAAAAGCGAAGAGATACTATGTATTACATTTACAAATAAAGCAAGTAAAGAAATGAAGGAAAGAATTGAAAGTATAGTAAATAAAGATGGTGAAAATGTAATAGTTAAAACTTTTCATAGCTTTTGCTTTGATATTTTAAAAGAAGAAGCAAAAAAGAATACAGATATATATACTGATTTTATTATATGTGATGAAGAAGATTGTAAAGAAGTAATTAAGACAGTAAATTACTATAAATTTTCCTTAGCATCACTTCAAAATTTTATAGCATTAGTAAAAGAATATAAGGGTATATATGATATATATACAGAAGATTCATTAAAGGACTATGAAAAAATCATAAAAAGGTTATATAAAGAACAAAGTGAAAAAATTAAAAATATTTGTATTGGTGAAGAATATTCATTAGATTATAATATGATGAATATTTTAGAAAAAGAAGGCGCTAAAATTGTACAAAGTTACAACAGTGCATTATATAATAATCATAATTTAGATTTTAATGATCTTATTATAAAAGTTCATGAGCTTTTTAAAGATTTTAAAATTATAGAAGGCATAAGGAATAAATTTAAGTATATAAGTATAGATGAAGTACAAGATACAAGTTATTTAGAGTATGAAATAATAGAAAAGCTATTTTATAAAAATAATATATTATTATGTGGTGATCCATTTCAAACTATATATCAATGGAGAGGATCTATACCTAATATAATAATTAAAGAATTCACTGAAAAATATAATCCTATAAAAATAGTATTTAATGAAAATTATAGATCAACTAAAAGACTTATAGAGGCATCTTTTAGATATTTAAAAAATGTATTTTCTTTAGAAGTAGAAGCAACTTATAATAATGAAATAGAGGCAATAAGTAATTTAAATGGAGAAAAAATTTGCTTGAAAGAATTAAACTCTATAAAAGATGAAGCAAATTTCATATTTAGTGAAATAAAGAATTTGAAACTGACGGATGTTTCTAAAGTATGTATATTAACTAGAAATAATAAATATAATATTGATTTATCTAATGAATTAGCAAATATAAATAGAAGTTTAGATGCTTGTGATAAGTTGAACTTTATATTAATTGATGAGTTTAGATTTTTTAGAAGGCAGGAAATTAAAGATGTTTTAGCTGTTTTAAAATTATGTACTAATAAATATGATTCTAATAGTTTAAAAAGAATAATTAAAAGATTTAAAACGGGGATTTCTTTAAGTGCTATAAATACAATTACATCAAAAGATTATAAAGAAGTTGGAATAAATATTAGTGATTTTATAGATAATAAGACTCATGTTTATGGAGATAAATATGGATTACTTATGAAAGAGATAAACAATGATAATGTTATTGTCTTTGATGTTGAAAGTACAGGGGTAAATACTACAGAGGATGAGATTATACAAATTGCAGCTATAAAAATAAATTCAAAGGGTGAAGTTATAGATAGCTTTGAGAAGTTACTTAAAAATAATAAGTCTGTTAGAACTTCAGAAAAGGTACATGGATTCAGTGATGAATATTTAAAGCGCCATGGAGAAGATAAAATAGATGGATTAAAAGAGTTTTTAAAGTTTTCAAAAAGAGCAGTTGTAGTTGGGCATAATGTTCAATATGATATAAATATATTAACTAGTGAATTAAAAAGAAATGGACTTGAGAATCCGAATTTCCTGGATTTTTACGATACATTAGATATTTATAGACGATTCTATCCAAATTTACCCAATCATAAATTAAATACATTAAGTGAGTTATTTAATATAAATAATAAACCAACTCATGATGCCATGGATGATATTTTAGCTACAGCAGAACTTTTACTATTAGCAATAAAAAATAAGATTAAACCATTAGCTTTTGAAAGACAAATGTTAGTAGGAAAACATTTAGAGAGTTTTACAAAACTAAGTTTAAAACTAAATAATATAATAAGATTAAGTGAATTAGAAAGACCTAAAAATATAATAGCTAAAATTATTGAGGAATTTGAAATTAAAAAATTGTATGAGAAAGAAATGCAAAGAGTATATAGATTAAGAGAATTCTATTTAATTGCAAAAGATTTAGATAACCTTAATCTATCACCGCAGGATGCAATGATAGAATTTTTAAAAATAACCTCTCTTTCCAATGGAGATATGGAAAGAATTTTAAAAGGACAAGCAAGAATTCCAATAATAACAGTACATCAAGCTAAAGGGCTAGAGTTTGATTATGTATTTCTAGCAGGAATACAAGAAAATGTTTTTCCTTCCTATCAAGCAATTAAGTCTTCAAATTTAAAGGAAGAAGAACGTGTTTTTTATGTAGCAATAACAAGAGCTAAAAAAAAGTTATACTTAACATATGCAAAAAACTCAAAAGGTAGAAGAAATAATATAAGTAGATTTATAAAAAATATTCCTAACGAGTTTATAGAAAAGTAGCTATCCGTTAATTGATAGCTACTTTTAACTTAGAATTTAGCTTTAGAAAGATGACTTATTAACAAGTCAGAAGACTCTTTAAGCTTAGATATTTCATCAGTTGAAAGAGGAACTTCAAGTATTTTTTTTGCTCCATTTCTATTTAAAATAGTAGGAATGGCTAGATAAACATCATTAATTCCGTACTGTCCTTGGAATAAGGAGGAAACAGTAAGAATAGAGTCTTCATCTCTTAATATAGCTTCAACTATCCTAGTTACAGCTAAAGCAACTGCATAGTTTGTATAGCCTTTTCTATTGATTATTTCATAAGCTGCATTTTTAACTAAGTTAGGAATTTCATATTTGAAATTTTTATCACATTTAGAACACACATTTTGGCAGTAACTATCTGCATTCATACCAGCAATATTAGTTAGACTCCAAGCTGTTATTTCTGAATCACCATGTTCACCAATTATATATGTATGTACATTTCTGGCATCTATATCAAAATGTTCACTTAACATATATTTTAATCTAGATGTATCAAGTACAGTACCTGAGCCAATAACTCTATTTTTAGGGAAACCTGATAATTTATAAGTAATATAAGTCAATATATCTACAGGATTTGACACAACAAGCAGAATAGAATTAGGACTATATTTAACAACTTCAGGAACTATTTCTTTAAAAATGGCTAAATTTTTATTTATAATATCAAGTCTTGTTTCTCCAGGTTTTGGACCTATACCAGCAGTGATGATTATAATATCTGAATTTTTAGTATCTTCATAAGTTCCAGCTTTAATATCCACAGCTTTAACAAAAGCTGCTCCGTGAGAAAGGTCCATTGCTTCAGCTTCAGCTTTATCTTTATTTATATCTACAATTACAATATCAGATGCTAAACCTTGAATCATTAATGAATAAGCAGTAGTAGAACCCACAAATCCAGCACCGATTATAGAAATTTTATTTGCTTTTTCTTTGATCATTGTTATCCCTCCTAAAAACTCTACAAATAAAGCAGAGTAAACAACTAAGATTTATATTAGTATTATATATTAATTAATAATTATTATCAATAGTGATTTGTATATATTTTTATAAAGGTTAAGGATATATACATATATGATTTTTTTATTGTAAAATTATATGAAGATTAATATAATATAAATAAAAATGAACAATAAGTGAAAAGTTATATATAAGAGTTTTATTAGAAATTCAATGGACTATAATTAAAAGACGGAGGTATTATGTTTACTGATAATAGAGGATATTGCGAGAAATGTAAAAAAATAAGATCATATACATTGAAGGAGCATAAAATTGTAAAGGAATTAAATATTGGTAGAATAGAAGTAATAGAGTTATCTGCTCACTGTTTAACTTGTGGGGAATTAATTTATTCAGAAAAAGTTAGAGAAAAAAATAGCAAGGAAGTAGAGCAAGCTATTATGAATTTACAAGAAGAATTAGAGATTTTGCATATGCTTAGAGAAGTTAAAACAAGTGATATTATAAAAGAGAGTTCAGATAAGGAAATTTTGGAAGAAATAAAATCAATATTAAGAGATAAAAAATAAAAGAAACTTATTTAATTAACCTAAAGAAACTGTTAATTAAATAAGTTTCTTTTTAATAGTGTCATTTTAAAATACATTATTAAATATAATATATTGGAATGACTATAGAGTTTCTTAAAAGGGGAAAGGGGGACAGCATGGAAGAGAATCTATTAGATCTCTTTATCTATATTGATGAAGGATTAATTAAAAATATGAATGCATTAGCATTAAATGGATATATAGATATAAGAACAGTTACTAATATAAAAGATAGAACTTTATCAGGAAATGTAAATTTCTCTAATAGAGACGTATATGGAAATAATGAAAAAGATGGTATTGATAAAGTAGAAGGATATAAAACAAAACGTTATTCTTTAGATGATAATTATCAAAATACTAAAGGATCAGATGCTGGAGTAGAAGGTAAAGAGTATGATAGAATTCAAGAACAATTTCAAAGAATAAATACTACTTTTTTATTACATAATCAATTAGTTAGCTCTTTATATAATAATAATAGTATTAGATTAATAGAAAAAAATAATATAATTGAAGAACAACTAAGGGAAGGAGAGATTTTAGAAGTAGAAGGTGAAATTACTACCTTATCTATAGTTCCATATTTAAATACATTAATTAATGTACTTAATTGTTATGGTACTGAAAATCTAAACAATTTATTAAAGGATTCTAATCTTAAGGAGTTAAACTATACAACAATAGTTAAATTGTTGGAATGTATGAAAAATTGTGTTACGGAAAGTGGTACTGAGGAAATGATTTTATCCAATGGAGAAAGTTATTTAATTTTAGTTGTTAACAGCACATATTTTTTAAGTTCTAAAGCATGTATGTATGATTTTATGAATTGTCCATGTAGAGTAATTGGCAAAACTATGAAGGTTTGTTGCGGTAATGAAAAATTAAGTTTATTTAGGAAATCATCCCAAGAAAAATATTATGAAACTTTATTAGAATCAATGAATCCATATTTTGAACTTTTAAATAAAAATGGAATACTGTTGCCAGAAAAACCTAATATAATTATACATGGAAAAGCAACAGTTATGTTACCTATGAGTATTTGCGTATAGCATAAATTTAATTGTTATTAATGTCAAAAATACACACTTGGCATATTATGTTAGTAAAGAAATTAGATTAACTAAGGAGGAGTTTTAATGTGTAACTGCAGTTCAAATAATGGATGTAATAATGTTGCAATAAATAGTAATTGTAGCAATGCTTATAGAATGGGATATAATAGGGGATATTGTTGTGGTAATGAGGAAGGATATAAAGCTGGCTATTTAGATGGTGAAAAAGCTGGATGTCAAAAAGGATATGTTAAAGGATTAAAAGTTGGATGTCAAAAAGGATATCAAAAAGGATATAAAGATGGTGCTGAAAAGGCTTATCAAAAGGGATATGAAAATGGTTATAAAGCAGGATGTCAAAATGGATATCAACAAGGATATAAAGATGGGAAAGAAGCTGGAATAAGAGAAGGCTATAAAAAAGGTAAGGCAGTAGGATATAAAGAGGGAAAAGTAGTAGGATGTAAAGAAGGATATAAGAAAGGTTATAGTGATGGATATAAGGCTGGATTAAATGCTGGTCAAAATAATGGTTGTGATAGTGTTTTAGATAATAATGATTGTGACAATAATAGTTGCAATTTATGGAGTGAAGAAGATTATTGCTAGAAATTATTTTTACAACTTAAATTAAACTAAAATAAAAGAAAGCTTTAAAATGATATGTTATTTTTATAGTAGACAATTTAAATAATAAAATTGTAACTATTAGATGAAAGATATCAAAAAGAGCTTTCTTTTTATTTATAAAATCAAATATTATCACCTATATAGCATATTTTTATAATTTAAAGAATAGATACTATTAAGAGCATAAAAAAGGACAGAAAATATACAGAGGTGATATTATGAACAAAGATAAAATAAAGGAGCTGTATGTAAAGACATTTCATAACTCTAATGATAGTTTATCATTAGATAAAATGGAAAAAGAATTAATTGACTATTATAATGCAGCTGGTTTTGATATTGCTACATTAGAGAAATTAATGGATAGTATAGATCAAGAGCAATAAAAAGTAATAAGGGAACTTTATTTAAATTGTTCCCTTGAAGTTTAATTTCCCAGAGTATATATTTTTATGGAGGTGTATATTTGTGGAAAAAAGAAGGGATCCTAAAAAATTTAAAGAGGTATTTTTAAGTGTAAGAAAAATTATAGCATTATTAGTTACAATAGTATTTTGCTATCTTAGTATTATAGGTAGAATAAGTTCATCAGAATTCATTCCTGTATTTAGTATGATTATAGGGTATTATTTTGGAAAATCTACAGCTTTAGATACTAATATATCAGAAAAAATAGATTAAATATAAAAATTTAAGCCCAATGTAAATAGACTTACATTGGGTTTTTTATATAAAAAACTATATTATAGATTGTTAATAATGTGACAATTATCACGGTTGATTTTATATGGAAATGATAAAATATTTAATGTATAGGATTAAATAATAGTCATAATACTAGATATAAATATAAAAGACTGGAGATGTTATTATATGAAAAAAATACAATCTACTTGTAATTTTTGTGCTTTAGCATGTAATGTGGATTTTTACGTAGAAGATGGGGAAATTAAAAAGATAGCACCAACAGAGCACTATCCTGTAAATAAAGGATTTTGTTGTATAAAAGGCTTAAATTTAGATAAGCAACAAACAAAAATAAAAGCAAGAAAAAGACCTCTTATAAGAAATGAAAAGGGCGAAATGGAAGAGGTTTCATGGGAAAAGGGCTTTGATATATTTGCAACAAAGATGACTGATATTCAAGAAAAATATGGGAAAGAAAGCGTAGCCTTTATTAGTACAGGACAAATGACAACTGAAGATATGGCTCTTTTAGGACACGTTGGCAGAAGTTATATGGGAATAAATGGGGATGGAAACACTAGACTTTGTATGGCTACTTCAGTAGTTGCACATAAGCAAAGTTTTGGCTTTGATGCTCCACCATATACATTAAAAGATGCAGAACTATCAGATACTATTATTTTTATTGGTGCAAATCCTGTTATAGCACATCCTGTATTTTGGGGAAGAGTTAAAAATAATAAAGAAGCTAAAATAATAACTATAGATCCAAGAAAATCAGAAACAGCTTTAAATTCAGATATATGGATAGATATAAAACCTAAGGCTGACTTAGTGTTACTTTATACTTTAGCAAACATATTAATTGAAAAAGGTTGGATTGACACTAACTATATTGAAAATTATACAGAAGGCTTTGAAGATTTTAAAAATCATGTTAGTAAGTTTACCTTAGAATCTGTTGAAGAAGAAACTGGAATATCAAAAGATAGAGTTTTAGAGTTAGCTAAGATTATTCATGAAGGAAAAAAAGTATCATTTTGGTGGACAATGGGAGTAAACCAAGGATATGAGGCTGTTAGAACAGCACAATCAATAATAAATCTTGCAATAATGACTGGGAATATAGGAAGAGAAGGAACTGGTGCAAATTCATTAACTGGACAATGTAATGCAATGGGTTCAAGAGCTTTTAGTAATACTGCAGGGCTTTATGGTGGTGGAGAATACGATAATGCAGTAAGAAGAAAAGCTGTAGCAGAAGCATTAGAAATGGATGAAAGCTTATTACCATCAAAGCCAACATTACCATATAACATGATTATAGAAAAAGTAAAATCAGGAGAGATTAAAGGTTTATGGGTAGTATGTACAAACCCAAGACATTCATGGACAAACAATGAAGAATTTGAGGAAGCTGTTAAGAACTTAGACTTTTTTGTAGTTCAAGATATATATGAAGATACAGATAGTGCTAAACTTTGTGATTTATACTTACCATCAGTACCAGCTATTAAAAAACAAGGGGTATTAATAAACACAGAAAGACGTTTATCATTAGTTTCTCCAGTTTTAGAAAAAGAAGAAGGAGAATTAACAGATTACGAAATATTCCTTGGAATTGGTAGAGCTTTAGGAATGGGAAGTTTATTAGATAATTGGAAGACTCCAAAGGATGCTTTTGAACTTCTAAAAAAATGTTCAAAAGGAATGCCTTGTGATATTACAGGAGTAACATATGAATCTCTTGAAAATTCTAAAGGAATTCAATGGCCTTTTAGAGAGGGAGAAAGTCTTAAAGAAGATGAAAGAAGACTGTTTGAAGACAATAAATATTATACACCATCTAAGAAGGCTAAATTTGTATTTGAAGATATAGCAGAATCTCCAATAAAGGTAAGTAAAGAATTCCCTTATATATTTAACTCAGGTAGAGGCACTGTAGGACAATGGCACACGCAAACAAGAACAAG from Clostridium chauvoei encodes:
- a CDS encoding ground-like protein — protein: MSKKSCKSCCCCNSCCNSCCSRGCGCSNRCGCNYNNCGGGCGGCGGYGGGCGGYGCGGGWGGACGGWFPLLFILLLFGGC
- a CDS encoding DDE-type integrase/transposase/recombinase encodes the protein MDSIITYLITYNQYLIAIIGQLLLFISKHIPLNQMIFDDSNSPEYQKFKVDKLPTIIRFEKVDYILLLAYYKHKYNKTVKPVQRRNGKSIPKKTKCPKCGAPHEYIYDNNGSKGQFQCKVCGLTFKETNHTTKPIVFICPYCGATLTEQKQRKHFKIHKCNNSKCLYYQRNLKNLPKNIDPCDKYKYKLHYIYREFNINFFKMDLYPISKHATGFSFKKFSPHIMGLCLTYHVNCKMSTRQTAHVLKEVHGIKISHRTVANYALTAAAVIKPFVDTFDYKPSKILSADETYIKVKGIKHYVWIVMDACKRSILGYQVSDTRDTGPCILAMRMAFDKFKDFPGKALNFVADGYSSYPLAKQQFELEKNKEFNLTQVIGLTNDDPVSEEFRWVKQVVERLNRTFKSSYRGTCGYGSDEGALYGFSLWVAYYNFLRPHPYNYWRPLNELKQLDGIDNMSAKWQILISLGQQTILHMQESQTS
- a CDS encoding ECF transporter S component; this translates as MKFKTKRLVMIAVLAAMCYVGTLINIRIPIGGSMSMVHLGTTAIFIAAVLVGKDAGLAGGIGCALFDLLSDFAAWTIPTLIVKGLTGYVAGKIAFANGKEGNSLKYNVIGFIAGGLVSLIGYFISNLLIFGKTWAVAIASLSTSLVTTTIGVIIAIPLATAVKKVAQKSNLI
- a CDS encoding pyridoxamine kinase is translated as MSKPIDKIAILHDMCGIGKAALTNIMPVISVMGIEACPIPTLILSTHTGGFGKPVIKYTEGFIEETIEHYRENEISFQGIFVGYLGNKENLNSAKNFIKKFKNENNLVVFDPICGDSGNLYSNFNDEYVKDLKEIIRFSNIITPNFTEACLLSGKKVKESISEEEIKDILKSLINLGARDIIVTSIPMKENEIGVLIYNSKINSFKVISHKKEIKSYPGTGDIFASVLIGSLIKGLSIEEASEKASDFVLECIKESNKYDYPSKEGVLLEKCLFKLVN
- a CDS encoding HD domain-containing protein — protein: MAYRYLNEAKSGEKIEISLMIMKILSKEENIITAYIGDKTCEVKALIVDSKLNLQVGEVIKVKGVFKSPFKVEVIKKIEKFDIYTYIPSVKRPIDDILNELEDITTKEFKSPDIIAIDNYFFKDEEFLKKFKMAIGGVYHHHNYLGGLAEHTLNVTYLAKTFAERYNCRYKELAILGAKLHDIGKIREMYYGGPFGYTLEGEMEGHIVIGVMMLEEAFKKEAELYSDEFKERLKGIIVQHHGKLEYGSPKSPKSQESYIVHYADYVDSTFNKIDIIGEGVEPGQWTGYERRIEGRILL
- a CDS encoding 3'-5' exonuclease; the protein is METILNKKQREVVEEIESNILLLASAGTGKTNTLAHRISNIIENNKAKSEEILCITFTNKASKEMKERIESIVNKDGENVIVKTFHSFCFDILKEEAKKNTDIYTDFIICDEEDCKEVIKTVNYYKFSLASLQNFIALVKEYKGIYDIYTEDSLKDYEKIIKRLYKEQSEKIKNICIGEEYSLDYNMMNILEKEGAKIVQSYNSALYNNHNLDFNDLIIKVHELFKDFKIIEGIRNKFKYISIDEVQDTSYLEYEIIEKLFYKNNILLCGDPFQTIYQWRGSIPNIIIKEFTEKYNPIKIVFNENYRSTKRLIEASFRYLKNVFSLEVEATYNNEIEAISNLNGEKICLKELNSIKDEANFIFSEIKNLKLTDVSKVCILTRNNKYNIDLSNELANINRSLDACDKLNFILIDEFRFFRRQEIKDVLAVLKLCTNKYDSNSLKRIIKRFKTGISLSAINTITSKDYKEVGINISDFIDNKTHVYGDKYGLLMKEINNDNVIVFDVESTGVNTTEDEIIQIAAIKINSKGEVIDSFEKLLKNNKSVRTSEKVHGFSDEYLKRHGEDKIDGLKEFLKFSKRAVVVGHNVQYDINILTSELKRNGLENPNFLDFYDTLDIYRRFYPNLPNHKLNTLSELFNINNKPTHDAMDDILATAELLLLAIKNKIKPLAFERQMLVGKHLESFTKLSLKLNNIIRLSELERPKNIIAKIIEEFEIKKLYEKEMQRVYRLREFYLIAKDLDNLNLSPQDAMIEFLKITSLSNGDMERILKGQARIPIITVHQAKGLEFDYVFLAGIQENVFPSYQAIKSSNLKEEERVFYVAITRAKKKLYLTYAKNSKGRRNNISRFIKNIPNEFIEK
- a CDS encoding L-lactate dehydrogenase; the protein is MIKEKANKISIIGAGFVGSTTAYSLMIQGLASDIVIVDINKDKAEAEAMDLSHGAAFVKAVDIKAGTYEDTKNSDIIIITAGIGPKPGETRLDIINKNLAIFKEIVPEVVKYSPNSILLVVSNPVDILTYITYKLSGFPKNRVIGSGTVLDTSRLKYMLSEHFDIDARNVHTYIIGEHGDSEITAWSLTNIAGMNADSYCQNVCSKCDKNFKYEIPNLVKNAAYEIINRKGYTNYAVALAVTRIVEAILRDEDSILTVSSLFQGQYGINDVYLAIPTILNRNGAKKILEVPLSTDEISKLKESSDLLISHLSKAKF